Proteins found in one Anaeromicrobium sediminis genomic segment:
- a CDS encoding DsrE/DsrF/DrsH-like family protein, translated as MNKKMTLLLFSGEYDKAMAALILANTAREMDIEVTIFFTFWGLFLLRDPERISKEDKTTYEKMFSMMTPKGPEALPLSKMNFSGLGKKMLLEMMEDDDAPRLIDFLNGARKKGVKFYGCKLSMEIMGLKEEELIPELEVVTADKYIADAMDSNIQLFI; from the coding sequence ATGAATAAAAAGATGACCCTATTATTATTTAGTGGCGAATATGATAAAGCAATGGCTGCTCTTATATTGGCAAATACTGCGAGAGAAATGGACATAGAAGTCACAATATTTTTTACCTTTTGGGGTTTATTTTTGTTAAGAGATCCAGAACGTATTTCTAAGGAAGACAAAACAACCTATGAAAAAATGTTTAGTATGATGACACCTAAAGGTCCTGAAGCTTTACCTTTGTCAAAGATGAATTTTAGTGGTCTGGGTAAAAAAATGTTATTAGAGATGATGGAAGATGATGATGCACCTCGCTTAATTGATTTTTTAAATGGTGCCCGCAAAAAAGGTGTAAAGTTTTATGGTTGCAAATTATCTATGGAAATAATGGGTTTAAAAGAAGAAGAGCTCATTCCTGAATTAGAAGTAGTTACAGCAGACAAATATATAGCAGATGCCATGGATTCAAATATTCAGCTATTTATTTAA
- a CDS encoding aminotransferase class V-fold PLP-dependent enzyme, translated as MRNLVVGVDMKVPLSNGAFVKAINFDNAATTPPFSSVIQEIIDFSPWYSSIHRGTGYKSQFSSSLYEKSREIVGKFVKSDPKRDTVIFVKNTTEAINKLSYRLCEDHKKCVVLSTCMEHHSNDLPWRNKYQVDYIALDENGRLCLKDLEHKLKKYDGSTALVTITGASNVTGYKNPIHKIATLVHKYHAKILVDGAQLVPHVPVNMKPWGSLEHIDYLVFSAHKMYAPFGTGVLIGPKTTFEKGDPDYVGGGTVDMVTHDYIRWSAPPHKEEAGSPNIIGVVALATAIKTLNYIDMKYVEAYENNLTSYALQRLSNIPDIELYGDKEHYGDRVSIIPFNIKGIPHHMVATILSYEGGIAVRNGCFCAQPYIQNLLHIPLDEVKKRIDDPTADHPGMVRISFGLYNTYSEIDTFTNFIKRIIRYKKFYLEKYKNIDPPKI; from the coding sequence TTGAGGAATCTTGTCGTTGGTGTAGATATGAAAGTTCCTTTATCTAATGGTGCTTTTGTTAAAGCAATAAATTTTGATAATGCTGCCACAACGCCACCTTTCTCCTCTGTCATACAAGAGATTATTGATTTTTCACCATGGTATTCTTCTATTCACCGTGGAACTGGTTATAAATCACAATTTTCATCAAGCCTCTATGAAAAGTCTAGAGAAATCGTTGGAAAATTTGTAAAATCAGATCCCAAAAGAGATACAGTCATCTTTGTAAAAAATACAACCGAGGCCATTAATAAGCTATCCTATCGACTCTGTGAAGATCATAAGAAATGTGTTGTGCTATCCACCTGCATGGAACATCATTCTAATGATCTACCTTGGCGCAACAAATACCAAGTGGACTATATTGCCCTTGATGAAAACGGTAGGCTTTGCTTAAAAGATCTAGAACATAAGCTAAAAAAATATGATGGATCTACTGCACTTGTAACTATTACAGGCGCTTCTAATGTTACAGGGTATAAAAATCCTATTCACAAAATTGCTACTCTCGTTCATAAGTATCATGCCAAAATCCTTGTAGATGGTGCACAGCTTGTTCCACATGTTCCTGTAAACATGAAGCCTTGGGGTTCTTTAGAACACATTGATTATTTAGTTTTTTCTGCCCACAAAATGTATGCTCCCTTTGGTACTGGTGTTCTTATAGGTCCTAAAACTACTTTTGAAAAGGGAGATCCAGACTATGTAGGTGGAGGTACCGTTGATATGGTAACCCATGACTATATCCGTTGGTCAGCACCTCCACATAAAGAAGAAGCAGGTTCTCCAAATATCATAGGCGTAGTAGCTTTAGCAACTGCAATTAAAACACTAAATTACATTGATATGAAATACGTAGAAGCGTATGAAAACAACTTAACTTCCTATGCTCTACAAAGACTTAGTAATATACCTGATATTGAGTTGTATGGAGATAAAGAACATTATGGTGATCGTGTCAGTATCATCCCATTTAATATCAAAGGCATTCCCCATCATATGGTTGCGACTATTCTTTCCTATGAAGGTGGCATTGCCGTGCGAAACGGTTGTTTTTGTGCACAACCCTACATCCAAAATCTCCTTCATATCCCATTAGATGAAGTAAAAAAGAGAATCGATGATCCCACTGCTGATCATCCTGGAATGGTTAGAATCAGCTTTGGTCTGTATAATACCTACTCAGAAATAGATACATTCACTAATTTTATAAAAAGAATCATTAGATATAAAAAATTTTACTTAGAAAAATATAAAAATATAGACCCTCCTAAAATTTAA
- a CDS encoding MBL fold metallo-hydrolase yields MKLKVLIDNNTLIDRYFIGEPGVAYFIQDGDVNILFDTGYTDAFIKNAQKMNVNLMNLDFVAISHGHIDHTWGLVPLTRLYTEAKIENINHNKPTLIAHPYAFLYKDFNDNEEIGCIMSDEKLGKHFNMNLSKDPVWLTEKIVFLGEIERKNDFENKVPIGKVEDKGTKVDDYVIDDSALVYKSSEGLVIITGCSHAGICNIIEYAKKICKDDRVVDVVGGFHLLNPTEEQLKGTIEYFGQADIKEVHACHCTDLKSKIELSKVVNLKEVGVGLILEYI; encoded by the coding sequence ATGAAATTAAAAGTACTGATAGATAATAATACTTTAATAGATCGCTACTTTATTGGAGAGCCTGGAGTAGCCTATTTTATTCAAGATGGTGATGTAAATATTTTATTTGATACAGGATATACAGATGCATTTATTAAGAATGCACAGAAAATGAACGTAAATCTTATGAATTTGGATTTTGTAGCTATTTCACATGGCCATATTGATCATACATGGGGGTTAGTACCTCTAACTAGACTTTATACAGAAGCAAAAATAGAAAATATAAATCATAATAAGCCAACACTTATAGCACATCCATATGCATTTTTATATAAGGATTTTAATGATAATGAGGAAATAGGTTGTATTATGAGCGATGAAAAATTAGGTAAACATTTTAATATGAATTTAAGTAAAGACCCTGTATGGTTAACGGAGAAAATAGTTTTTCTTGGAGAAATAGAAAGAAAGAATGATTTTGAAAATAAAGTACCAATTGGGAAAGTTGAAGATAAGGGAACGAAAGTAGATGATTATGTAATAGATGATTCTGCTTTAGTTTATAAATCATCAGAAGGATTAGTAATCATAACGGGATGTTCCCATGCAGGTATTTGTAATATTATTGAATATGCAAAGAAGATTTGTAAAGATGATAGAGTTGTTGATGTGGTTGGAGGATTCCATTTACTTAATCCTACGGAAGAACAATTAAAAGGGACTATAGAATATTTTGGTCAAGCAGATATAAAGGAAGTTCATGCATGTCATTGTACAGATTTAAAGTCGAAGATAGAGTTATCTAAGGTAGTAAATTTAAAAGAAGTAGGTGTAGGTCTAATTCTAGAATACATATAG
- a CDS encoding GNAT family N-acetyltransferase codes for MEFKHIGKRGILFTFFDIPYDEVEVIKDLWEKNRKYHESTSEYFKELYRSIRFDERIKAFSVFDKDTMKITVAKNNDEYIGYCISTIIEGKGELQSIHVDENSRGNGIGQKLAGKHIEWLKEKNCEVIGVTVSQENESTIGFYKKLGFYPNTLYMQQK; via the coding sequence ATGGAGTTTAAACACATTGGAAAAAGAGGTATACTTTTCACATTTTTTGACATTCCTTATGATGAGGTTGAAGTTATAAAGGACCTTTGGGAAAAAAACAGAAAGTATCATGAGAGTACTTCCGAATATTTTAAGGAATTATATAGATCTATTAGATTTGATGAAAGAATCAAAGCTTTCAGTGTATTTGATAAAGACACAATGAAAATAACTGTGGCAAAAAATAACGATGAATATATTGGATATTGTATATCAACCATAATTGAAGGGAAGGGAGAACTTCAATCAATACATGTAGATGAGAATAGTAGAGGAAATGGAATTGGGCAAAAACTTGCAGGTAAACATATAGAATGGTTGAAAGAAAAGAATTGTGAGGTTATTGGAGTAACAGTATCACAGGAGAATGAATCAACCATAGGGTTTTATAAGAAACTTGGATTTTATCCGAATACTTTATATATGCAACAGAAATAG
- a CDS encoding DUF523 domain-containing protein has product MYLVSSCLAGVNCRYNGSNSENKVIKEWVKEGKAIAICPELIAGLPTPRPCCEIVINKSGNKKIAAKEGQDFTKEFIEGAEKALEIAKIIGIKKAILQSKSPTCGYGIIYDGTFSGKLKEGNGLAAELFIKNGIEVYTENDLDKL; this is encoded by the coding sequence ATGTATTTGGTAAGTTCTTGCTTAGCGGGAGTTAATTGTAGATACAATGGAAGTAATAGTGAAAACAAAGTTATAAAGGAGTGGGTAAAAGAAGGAAAAGCTATTGCTATTTGTCCTGAACTAATAGCTGGATTACCTACTCCGAGACCATGTTGTGAAATTGTTATAAACAAAAGCGGAAATAAAAAAATAGCTGCTAAAGAAGGACAAGACTTTACGAAAGAATTTATTGAAGGTGCAGAAAAGGCTTTAGAAATAGCTAAAATCATAGGTATTAAAAAGGCAATATTACAATCAAAGAGTCCTACTTGTGGCTATGGAATAATATATGATGGAACGTTTTCAGGTAAACTTAAAGAAGGAAATGGTTTGGCTGCTGAGTTGTTTATTAAAAATGGGATTGAAGTGTATACAGAAAATGATTTAGATAAATTATAA
- a CDS encoding DUF3795 domain-containing protein, whose protein sequence is MSKNTDSYCGLYCGACGIHRAYKTGKKSSFSKFWDVDTIKLFQDSQRLPYTESDLELKCKGCKSDTVFVNCRSCEIKNCAIEREIEHCSSCDDYPCNIHKKQREGERILPHLKDRSRNLESIKVNGVETWLEGEKNRWSCSACGTEFSWYERVCSSCGEKFKNRSYKFGWLNGKLFKIGMKSSSKQK, encoded by the coding sequence ATGTCCAAAAATACAGATTCTTATTGCGGATTATATTGTGGAGCTTGTGGTATTCATAGAGCATATAAAACTGGGAAAAAGAGCAGCTTTTCAAAGTTTTGGGATGTGGATACCATTAAATTATTTCAAGATTCCCAAAGATTGCCTTATACTGAAAGTGATTTGGAACTTAAGTGCAAGGGTTGCAAATCGGATACTGTATTTGTAAATTGTAGAAGTTGTGAGATTAAAAATTGTGCAATTGAAAGAGAAATTGAGCATTGCTCTAGTTGTGATGACTATCCTTGTAACATACATAAAAAACAAAGAGAAGGTGAACGTATTTTACCACATCTTAAAGACCGGAGTAGGAACCTAGAGAGCATTAAAGTTAATGGCGTGGAAACATGGTTAGAAGGAGAAAAAAACAGATGGTCATGTTCCGCTTGTGGAACTGAATTTTCATGGTATGAAAGAGTTTGCTCCTCCTGTGGGGAAAAATTTAAAAATAGATCATACAAATTTGGTTGGCTTAACGGGAAGCTATTTAAGATTGGTATGAAAAGTAGTTCAAAACAAAAGTAG
- a CDS encoding GNAT family N-acetyltransferase, whose product MEGCILYRAIKDGEEIEVFNIIRKAFNEFISPEYSDEGIDEFMKYIEPSNIANRLKKNHFMVVATDQNNIVGIIEVRNYSHISLYFVDKSYQGHGIGRELYEISIERCKMRNQNLEKITVNSSPYAANIYKKLGFKQVDSENTIHGIRFIPMELDLLKKDR is encoded by the coding sequence ATGGAAGGGTGTATATTATATAGAGCCATAAAAGATGGTGAAGAAATCGAGGTTTTTAATATAATAAGAAAGGCTTTTAATGAATTTATTTCACCAGAGTATTCAGACGAAGGTATAGATGAGTTTATGAAATACATTGAGCCTAGTAATATAGCCAATAGGTTAAAGAAAAATCATTTTATGGTAGTGGCCACTGACCAGAATAATATAGTAGGGATTATAGAAGTGAGAAATTATAGTCATATTTCATTATATTTTGTGGATAAAAGTTATCAAGGGCATGGCATTGGTAGAGAATTATATGAAATATCAATAGAAAGATGCAAAATGAGAAATCAGAATTTAGAAAAAATTACGGTGAATTCATCACCATATGCTGCTAATATTTATAAAAAACTAGGGTTTAAACAGGTAGATTCAGAGAACACAATACATGGCATAAGGTTTATTCCAATGGAATTGGATCTGCTGAAAAAAGATAGATAG
- a CDS encoding SDR family NAD(P)-dependent oxidoreductase, with the protein MEKIKEKVLITGGNRGLGYELVKVFLRNGYEVFAVVRSIEGKGKLEKEFKENCYPIVADISSDDSIKIIKSTLTKYTDQIDILINNAGITAKEHEIMKVTTNEMSNLFHIHCLGVVRTVQATLEMLYNSKNPRIINVSSRLGSLTKMASGEFKGRNFSYSYRIAKAAQNMLTICLDQELRDKGIYLGAIHPGKLKTNMAASDADMNPSEGANNIYNWVSSLKVKDRVEFVQPLVNELEW; encoded by the coding sequence GTGGAAAAGATAAAAGAGAAAGTATTAATTACTGGTGGAAATAGAGGATTAGGGTATGAATTGGTAAAAGTTTTTCTAAGAAACGGATATGAGGTATTTGCGGTAGTTAGAAGTATAGAAGGAAAAGGAAAGTTAGAGAAAGAATTTAAAGAAAACTGTTATCCAATTGTTGCTGACATAAGTTCTGATGATAGTATTAAAATTATAAAGTCTACATTGACAAAATACACTGACCAAATAGATATATTGATTAATAACGCTGGAATTACAGCGAAAGAGCATGAGATTATGAAAGTTACTACAAATGAGATGAGCAATTTATTTCATATTCATTGTTTAGGTGTTGTGAGAACAGTCCAAGCCACATTAGAGATGCTATATAACTCAAAGAATCCTAGGATTATAAATGTTTCTTCAAGATTGGGTTCTTTAACAAAGATGGCATCAGGCGAATTTAAAGGAAGAAATTTTTCTTATTCATATAGAATTGCTAAAGCAGCTCAAAATATGCTAACTATTTGTTTAGATCAAGAACTAAGAGATAAAGGTATTTACTTAGGAGCAATACATCCTGGTAAATTAAAAACTAATATGGCTGCATCAGATGCTGATATGAACCCGTCTGAAGGGGCAAATAATATTTATAATTGGGTTAGCAGTTTAAAGGTGAAAGATAGAGTTGAATTTGTCCAGCCTTTAGTTAATGAATTAGAGTGGTAA
- a CDS encoding GNAT family N-acetyltransferase → MKNGKIISSYMDIEVYRKSFNELAKNTFGLNFEEWYQNGYLGDKYIAYSYLQDDKIIANVSVNKMNLVMDGKIKKAIQIGTVMTDSKYRNMGLAAKLMNHVIQKYENSCDLIYLFANDSVLEFYPKFGFEKISENSYEMEAKDIKRKVVPIKRLDIKNENDRENIKRLVQNRKPISEKLGIINDQWPLLVYCLYEYRNDMYYLMEDDSIVIARRNDHTLHLYDIISQKPINLDDVLEKVVREEDERVQFYFIPKKSKYNVMRGVAERIDDTLFVRTKDPLCDEILFPMTSHT, encoded by the coding sequence ATGAAAAACGGTAAAATAATAAGTTCCTATATGGATATAGAAGTCTATAGAAAAAGTTTTAATGAATTGGCAAAGAACACATTTGGCCTTAATTTTGAAGAATGGTATCAGAACGGATATTTGGGGGATAAGTATATTGCCTACTCTTATTTGCAAGATGACAAGATCATTGCAAATGTGTCTGTAAATAAAATGAATCTTGTTATGGATGGTAAAATTAAGAAAGCTATTCAGATCGGAACTGTTATGACAGATTCTAAATACAGAAATATGGGATTAGCAGCTAAACTTATGAACCATGTTATTCAAAAATATGAAAACTCATGTGACTTAATTTATCTTTTTGCCAATGATTCAGTCTTAGAATTTTATCCTAAATTTGGATTTGAAAAGATTAGTGAAAATAGTTATGAGATGGAAGCAAAAGATATAAAGAGAAAAGTTGTCCCTATTAAGAGACTTGATATAAAAAATGAAAATGATAGAGAAAACATAAAAAGGCTTGTACAAAATAGGAAACCTATATCTGAAAAGTTAGGTATCATCAATGACCAGTGGCCTTTGTTGGTATATTGTTTGTATGAATATAGGAACGATATGTACTATCTAATGGAGGATGATAGTATTGTAATAGCTAGAAGAAATGATCATACTTTACATTTGTACGATATTATAAGCCAAAAGCCTATTAACTTAGATGATGTTCTAGAAAAAGTAGTAAGGGAAGAGGATGAACGGGTTCAATTTTACTTTATACCTAAAAAAAGTAAATATAATGTGATGCGTGGAGTTGCTGAAAGAATAGATGATACATTATTTGTAAGAACAAAAGACCCCTTATGTGATGAAATACTATTCCCTATGACTTCTCATACATAG
- a CDS encoding YtrH family sporulation protein codes for MVFINNLVYMFLIALGVIIGASFFAGIAALINNHPPLKTMMDISSSIKIWAVAVSLGGTFSSFEIIEQGILKGEIKSVVKQVAYIVSALIGANLGQLIIKLLWKSGSLWGE; via the coding sequence ATGGTTTTTATCAACAATCTTGTATATATGTTTTTGATAGCATTAGGAGTGATAATTGGTGCTAGCTTTTTTGCGGGAATTGCAGCTTTGATTAATAATCACCCTCCTCTTAAGACCATGATGGATATATCCAGTTCAATTAAGATTTGGGCAGTAGCTGTTAGCCTTGGAGGCACATTCTCATCCTTTGAAATCATTGAACAAGGAATATTAAAAGGAGAAATTAAATCTGTAGTAAAACAAGTAGCATATATTGTTTCAGCCCTAATAGGAGCAAATCTAGGACAGTTAATTATTAAGCTATTATGGAAGAGTGGTTCTCTATGGGGCGAGTAG
- a CDS encoding DUF1737 domain-containing protein, translating to MEKKLKYRLITGKDDANFCKRISKLLDEGYKLYGSPSCTFNGEDVIVAQAVIINDNSEKK from the coding sequence ATGGAAAAGAAACTTAAATATCGATTAATTACTGGAAAAGATGATGCGAATTTTTGTAAGAGAATTTCTAAATTACTTGATGAAGGTTATAAATTATATGGATCTCCTTCATGTACATTTAATGGAGAAGATGTAATTGTGGCACAAGCTGTAATTATTAACGATAATAGTGAGAAAAAGTAA
- a CDS encoding cupin domain-containing protein, translating to MSEIFPKEIINLPEADIPLQGLKVHLSQGDNHQILFMEFSEDAELPEHSHECQWGIVLEGKIQLTINGERRTYMKGDRYYIQSGVKHSAKIYAGYADVTFFGEKDRYKKMGERNE from the coding sequence ATGTCAGAAATATTTCCAAAAGAAATAATAAATCTTCCAGAAGCAGATATTCCTTTACAAGGACTTAAGGTACATTTATCACAGGGCGATAATCATCAGATATTATTTATGGAGTTTAGTGAGGATGCTGAACTACCTGAGCATTCACACGAATGCCAATGGGGTATTGTATTAGAAGGGAAAATTCAATTGACCATAAATGGAGAAAGAAGAACTTATATGAAAGGTGATAGATACTATATTCAAAGTGGAGTGAAACATTCAGCAAAAATATATGCTGGGTATGCAGATGTTACATTCTTTGGTGAAAAGGATAGATATAAGAAAATGGGAGAGAGAAATGAATAG
- the dapF gene encoding diaminopimelate epimerase: MNRNRFIKSHGLGNEYIVLDEDNITFELNEKAIKRICNVNFGIGSDGILLKVSSKNADIGLRIYNPDGSEAEKSGNGLRIFCKYVFDYGIINKKELTVETKGGIVKANIKEIKKGKANVITVDMGKAIFKSELIPTKYEKEEVQGEVILLEDKEYKINCVSVGNPHCVILKESLDIDEIKKYGTKIENYHMFPNRINVQFAKVINRREVEVLIWERGAGFTLASGSSSCAVASIMRKKGLIENEVTIKMIGGQLKIEIDDNWNIRMTGEVRQICEGILSDELLEDIEMYGL, translated from the coding sequence ATGAATAGAAATAGGTTTATAAAGTCACATGGTTTAGGAAATGAATACATAGTTCTTGATGAAGATAATATTACATTTGAATTGAATGAAAAGGCAATAAAAAGAATATGTAATGTTAATTTTGGCATAGGTTCAGATGGAATTTTACTAAAAGTTAGTTCTAAAAATGCAGATATTGGTTTAAGAATTTATAATCCTGATGGTTCAGAAGCAGAAAAAAGTGGAAATGGATTAAGGATATTTTGTAAATACGTTTTTGATTACGGCATAATTAATAAAAAGGAATTAACTGTTGAAACTAAGGGTGGTATAGTAAAGGCTAACATTAAAGAAATAAAAAAGGGTAAGGCAAATGTAATCACTGTAGATATGGGAAAAGCAATCTTTAAATCTGAATTAATACCTACAAAATATGAAAAAGAAGAAGTTCAAGGTGAAGTTATTTTATTGGAAGATAAGGAATATAAAATAAATTGTGTTTCAGTAGGGAATCCTCATTGTGTGATTTTGAAAGAAAGCTTAGATATAGATGAAATTAAAAAGTATGGAACGAAAATTGAAAATTATCATATGTTCCCTAATAGGATAAATGTACAATTTGCAAAGGTTATAAATAGAAGAGAAGTTGAAGTGTTAATTTGGGAAAGAGGAGCAGGATTTACATTAGCTTCTGGAAGTTCGTCTTGCGCCGTAGCCAGTATAATGAGGAAAAAAGGATTAATTGAAAATGAAGTAACAATAAAAATGATTGGTGGACAATTAAAAATAGAAATAGATGATAATTGGAATATCAGAATGACAGGAGAAGTAAGACAAATATGTGAGGGAATCCTAAGCGATGAATTGTTAGAAGATATAGAAATGTATGGATTGTAA
- a CDS encoding GNAT family N-acetyltransferase, producing the protein MEFRKLLKEENIRLSEIDRSEVVERICLHKDGQLIIKEEFYHIKGWHEKELQDYIEILHDISDRGGTIYGAFEGAEICGIAALDSQFFGINNEYLKFDKLYVSKNYRGKGIGTELVKLVRKKALEMGAKKLYISATPFENTVRFYMGVGCTLAEEFIKEMHDLEPEDIHLELKL; encoded by the coding sequence ATGGAATTTAGAAAGCTTTTAAAAGAAGAAAATATAAGATTGAGCGAAATAGATCGAAGTGAAGTTGTGGAAAGAATATGTCTCCATAAAGATGGACAACTAATAATTAAAGAAGAATTTTACCATATAAAGGGCTGGCATGAAAAAGAACTACAAGACTATATTGAAATATTACATGACATATCCGATAGAGGAGGCACAATCTATGGTGCTTTTGAGGGTGCCGAGATTTGTGGAATTGCAGCTTTAGATAGTCAGTTTTTCGGTATAAATAATGAATATTTGAAGTTTGATAAACTCTATGTAAGCAAGAATTATAGGGGAAAGGGGATAGGAACAGAGTTAGTTAAACTTGTTCGAAAGAAGGCACTAGAAATGGGAGCTAAAAAACTCTATATTTCAGCAACTCCATTTGAGAATACAGTTAGATTTTATATGGGAGTAGGTTGTACACTTGCAGAAGAATTTATCAAGGAAATGCACGATTTAGAGCCGGAAGATATACACTTAGAGTTAAAACTTTAA
- a CDS encoding GrpB family protein, whose translation MDIQKQIRIIEVVPHNSEWKEEYEKEAKKIYSIMGNEIAEIHHIGSTSIPNIYAKPIIDILIGVKDIKNVDKYNNEMEKLGYIAKGEYGILGRRFFLKGLYNRTHHLHVFQIGNPEIKRHLNFRDYMLVHSKEAEDYEKLKKELAIKFRYDNEGYCNGKNDFIKDIDKKAEEWAKTRIK comes from the coding sequence ATGGATATACAAAAGCAAATTAGAATAATTGAAGTTGTTCCACATAATTCAGAATGGAAAGAGGAATATGAAAAAGAAGCAAAAAAAATCTATAGCATAATGGGTAATGAGATAGCTGAAATTCACCATATCGGAAGCACATCTATTCCTAATATATATGCAAAACCAATAATAGATATTTTGATTGGTGTAAAAGATATTAAAAATGTTGATAAATATAATAACGAAATGGAGAAGTTAGGATACATAGCAAAGGGTGAATATGGAATATTAGGTCGTAGATTTTTTCTAAAAGGGCTATATAATAGAACTCATCATTTACATGTATTTCAAATAGGAAATCCAGAAATAAAGAGGCATTTGAATTTTAGAGATTATATGTTAGTGCATTCAAAAGAGGCAGAAGACTATGAAAAATTGAAAAAAGAGTTAGCTATAAAGTTTAGGTATGATAATGAGGGCTATTGTAATGGGAAGAATGACTTTATAAAAGATATAGATAAAAAGGCAGAAGAATGGGCAAAAACAAGAATTAAATAA
- a CDS encoding class I SAM-dependent DNA methyltransferase, translating to MKIKDQKEFFNKNFKKWAENMSEERINIAKKSIELLDISENKSVLDVGCGTGILYYVLEDKRLKKYLGLDISEKMLEELKRTFPDADTICMDFDERVEINDKFDYIIIFNSIPHFENMNIVFENAANLLNNNGKFSIIHARTREGLKEHHRRIGYNLGREAIPTDVVLKELSEKYNFSQIHIQDEDFFYFSCIKDS from the coding sequence GTGAAAATTAAGGACCAAAAAGAATTCTTTAATAAGAATTTTAAAAAATGGGCTGAGAACATGAGTGAAGAACGGATTAATATTGCAAAGAAGTCTATAGAATTACTGGACATATCAGAAAATAAATCAGTACTTGATGTGGGATGCGGAACGGGAATTTTATATTATGTATTAGAAGATAAAAGATTAAAAAAATATCTTGGGTTAGATATTTCAGAAAAAATGTTAGAAGAATTAAAAAGAACATTTCCTGATGCAGATACAATATGTATGGATTTTGATGAAAGAGTAGAAATAAATGACAAGTTTGATTACATCATCATATTTAATAGTATTCCTCATTTTGAGAATATGAATATAGTGTTTGAAAATGCAGCAAACCTATTAAATAATAATGGGAAATTTTCAATAATACATGCTAGAACACGAGAAGGACTAAAAGAACATCATAGAAGAATTGGATATAATTTAGGAAGAGAGGCAATACCTACTGACGTGGTTTTAAAGGAATTAAGTGAAAAGTATAATTTTAGTCAAATACATATACAGGATGAAGATTTCTTTTATTTTAGCTGTATTAAAGATAGTTAG